The proteins below come from a single Metarhizium brunneum chromosome 1, complete sequence genomic window:
- the asaE_0 gene encoding MFS transporter asaE, translating to MDFKEQQHDSEPLTLRQDSNALQASPPEKQQHDSQPPTPPNGGFMAWLQVAGAWTIMFNVLGLLNAYGQFQSIYETHLLRNESASTIAWIGSAQFLVCYLVCIFTGPLLDTGHLHLLLGTGTVVTVFGLMMVSLCHSYYQFFLAQTIATGIGFGLIFLPASSVVSQWFSTRTPLAIGIAVSGSSIGAVIYPIMLQRLTEQIGFPWTVRIMGFMVLGTMLFAAAVMRVRVGKNPPKRKVIELRQFKDKLYLVACLSFFVNFLGLYVFYYYISLYATEVAGTDQSLAKYLLAILNAGSFFGRLIPSWMAGRYGLMNVQIIFGVISGALAFALLGIKTTGGVVAFTVVYGFVSAPYVALPIPIVTSLSPDKSVWATRLGMSFAIIGLGALIGSPVAGAILGDSDNRNWTGLIVWCGVMFFASTAILTTVRTMKVGFKLFVKA from the exons ATGGATTTCAAGGAACAACAGCACGATTCCGAACCTTTGACGCTCCGTCAAGACAGCAACGCGCTACAGGCCTCGCCTCCAGAGAAGCAACAACATGATTCACAGCCCCCTACACCGCCAAACGGGGGTTTTATGGCCTGGCTACAGGTTGCTGGCGCCTGGACCATCATGTTCAACGTCCTTGGCTTGCTCAACGCGTATGGCCAGTTTCAAAGCATCTACGAGACGCATCTTCTCAGGAATGAGTCTGCTTCGACAATCGCATGGATTGGCTCGGCCCAGTTCCTCGTGTGCTACCTCGTCTGCATCTTCACCGGTCCGCTTCTGGATACGGGACACCTCCACCTCTTGCTCGGCACTGGGACAGTAGTCACCGTCTTTGGCTTAATGATGGTCAGCTTGTGCCATTCCTACTACCAGTTCTTTTTGGCCCAGACCATTGCGACTGGCATTGGCTTTGGCCTCATCTTCTTGCCGGCTTCGTCAGTCGTGTCGCAGTGGTTTTCTACTCGCACTCCTCTCGCAATTGGAATCGCGGTCAGCGGATCAAGTATTG GTGCTGTCATATACCCCATAATGCTTCAACGCCTTACAGAACAGATTGGATTTCCGTGGACGGTACGCATCATGGGCTTCATGGTCCTCGGTACCATGCTCTTCGCCGCTGCCGTGATGCGAGTACGGGTTGGAAAGAATCCGCCAAAGAGAAAAGTCATTGAGCTCAGACAGTTCAAGGACAAGCTCTACCTTGTTGCTTGTCTGAGCTTCTTTGTCAATTTCCTGGGACTCTATGTCTTCTATTACTATATTTCCCTCTACGCCACCGAAGTGGCCGGTACCGACCAGAGTCTTGCCAAGTacctcctcgccatcctcaacGCCGGATCCTTTTTCGGCCGTCTCATCCCCAGCTGGATGGCCGGGCGCTATGGACTCATGAATGTGCAGATTATATTCGGAGTCATTTCTGGTGCCTTGGCTTTTGCTCTCTTGGGCATCAAGACCACAGGTGGCGTCGTTGCATTCACCGTCGTCTACGGTTTCGTCTCGGCCCCTTACGTCGCTCTTCCTATCCCGATAGTGACGAGCCTATCGCCCGATAAGAGTGTCTGGGCAACACGATTGGGAATGAGTTTTGCCATTATTGGGCTCGGCGCACTCATCGGCAGCCCTGTAGCGGGTGCTATTCTCGGGGACAGCGATAATAGGAACTGGACTGGTCTGATCGTTTGGTGTGGAGTCATGTTCTTTGCTTCCACCGCCATTCTCACGACTGTGCGTACTATGAAGGTGGGCTTCAAGCTCTTTGTGAAAGCCTGA
- the THYN1 gene encoding Thymocyte nuclear protein 1 — protein MAPRKRAASGIETNGEPVPKRRSARQATASVSNSSSGPVSTQNIQVPRNAGTKASSKQSKTDTEAAAKKPTKQSTGGAKASKAASPIASKKDAGAKSNERAASEDVDVDSIPTTNPEAPRHEGEWYWLMKAEPETRYENGIDVRFSIDDLRAKTKPEGWDGIRAYAARNHMRNMNAGDKAFFYHSNCKEPGIAGTMEVVKEFSEDVSARRPGTPYYDSQSTKDKPRWSLVHVEFRKKFAVPIPLKELREMGKPGGPLENMQMLKQSRLSVSRVSSEEWAALCKVADEKAKEAGLEHETGKLKK, from the exons ATGGCACCGAGAAAACGAGCTGCCTCAGGCATTGAGACCAATGGCGAACCCGTTCCCAAGAGACGCTCAGCTCGTCAAGCAACAGCCTCTGTCTCCAATTCGTCTTCTGGCCCAGTCTCTACTCAAAACATCCAAGTGCCTCGGAATGCTGGGACCAAGGCGAGCTCCAAGCAATCCAAGACGGACACCGAGGCCGCGGCCAAAAAGCCCACCAAGCAGTCAACAGGCGGCGCAAAGGCCAGCAAGGCGGCCTCGCCAATCGCAAGTAAGAAGGATGCCGGCGCCAAGAGCAATGAAAGAGCCGCATCAGAAGACGTCGACGTAGATTCTATACCCACAACTAATCCCGAGGCGCCCCGACATGAAGGCGAGTGGTACTGGCTGATGAAGGCGGAGCCGGAGACGCGCTATGAGAACGGCATCGACGTGAGGTTTTCCATCGACGACTTGCGGGCCAAGACGAAACCCGAGGGCTGGGATG GAATCAGAGCATATGCCG CCCGCAACCACATGCGGAACATGAATGCCGGCGACAAAGCCTTCTTCTACCACTCCAACTGCAAAGAACCCGGCATAGCGGGCACAATGGAGGTGGTCAAGGAATTCTCCGAAGACG TGAGCGCCCGTCGGCCGGGCACACCCTACTACGACTCCCAATCGACAAAGGACAAGCCGCGCTGGAGTCTTGTCCACGTCGAGTTTCGCAAAAAGTTCGCCGTGCCGATTCCCCTCAAGGAACTACGCGAGATGGGGAAGCCAGGCGGCCCGCTGGAGAACATGCAGATGCTGAAGCAGAGCCGGCTGAGTGTGAGCCGGGTCAGCAGCGAGGAGTGGGCGGCCTTGTGTAAGGTTGCGGACGAGAAGGCGAAGGAGGCGGGATTGGAGCATGAGACGGGCAAGTTGAAGAAGTGA
- the efe gene encoding 2-oxoglutarate-dependent ethylene/succinate-forming enzyme: MPPGFSAAVAQLETFVLPERLSGSLSDRAMAKAMVRAWRRHGILQIAMSPSQQQIYAQANAASRDFFKATPLQKQACVNECSYAGYVASGEEITAGVADYSEIFTVTKDLHPEDPRVLEKWPCHGPCPWLDNRMKSPMLNYMADMGSSGDKVLQLIELGLDVPQGSLTKYTDDGWHHMRVLRFPARHRTNGKGKAGRGIGSHTDYGLLVIAAQDEVGGLFVRPPQQGESFANWKQSVAGMKEDEPGWLYVPPTPGVFTAFPGDMMQYMTNSFLQSTPHKVGLNVRERFAFAYFHEPNFRAMVKPLPGFNGSQEPADGIHYGTHFTNMALRNYPTRITTTKLLEEGRCEMLSKERLRDEMV; encoded by the exons ATGCCGCCAGGTTTCTCAGCCGCCGTAGCGCAGCTGGAAACATTTGTCCTGCCTGAAAGACTGTCGGGGTCACTTTCTGacagggccatggccaaggccatggtgcGAGCCTGGAGACGGCACGGCATTCTGCAAATTGCCATGTCGCCGTCACAGCAACAAATATATGCCCAAGCCAATGCCGCCAGTAGAGACTTTTTCAAGGCAACGCCGCTGCAGAAGCAAGCCTGCGTGAACGAATGTAGTTATGCAGGCTATGTTGCCTCCGGAGAAGAAATTACTGCGGGCGTTGCCGACTATTCGGAGATTTTCACCGTAACAAAAGACCTACACCCCGAGGACCCCAGAGTTTTGGAGAAGTGGCCATGCCATGGCCCTTGTCCCTGGTTAGACAACCGTATGAAGAGCCCTATGCTCAACTACATGGCAGACATGGGGTCCAGTGGCGACAAGGTCCTCCAGCTAATCGAGCTGGGGCTTGATGTGCCGCAGGGATCCTTGACCAAGTACACCGACGACGGGTGGCACCACATGCGAGTTCTCAG GTTCCCTGCGAGACACCGAACCAACGGGAAAGGCAAGGCTGGTCGTGGCATTGGATCTCATACAGACTATGGTTTGCTAGTAATAGCAGCTCAAGACGAGGTCGGGG GTCTTTTTGTGCGACCTCCCCAGCAAGGCGAATCGTTCGCCAACTGGAAGCAAAGTGTAGCTGGGATGAAGGAAGATGAGCCAGGTTGGTTGTATGTGCCGCCGACTCCGGGCGTATTCACTGCATTCCCTG GGGACATGATGCAATACATGACCAACAGCTTTCTCCAGTCCACACCTCACAAGGTCGGTCTGAATGTTCGAGAGCGCTTTGCGTTTGCCTATTTCCACGAGCCGAACTTTCGGGCCATGGTCAAACCACTGCCTGGATTCAATGGTTCCCAGGAGCCAGCTGATGGTATTCACTACGGAACACACTTCACAAATATGGCCCTGCGGAATTACCCGACCCGCATCACCACGACAAAGTTGTTAGAGGAAGGGCGTTGCGAAATGCTAAG